A window of the Fusarium poae strain DAOMC 252244 chromosome 3, whole genome shotgun sequence genome harbors these coding sequences:
- a CDS encoding hypothetical protein (TransMembrane:1 (o367-386i)), translated as MMVQQEGKAVYHESEGWQTWIDVTKLYQGTKAPFNPSDPRGSALSPAKFLPHAFNGSPWGDSTLVSETVSLQMPTLEAVKLWDVFMERVEPVVKINFKWTLSHLKAAISDGEKWNRLEDGERALILSSRLFAAKANIDTLTSRSLWTLMGLVSRSAEQLGIHRDGTVLGLSPIETEERRRIWWQLQHLDLILSLKNGVTPLSFGTAWDVKLPLNIEDEDLDPNSKDPPKERTGLTSFAYTGFTYYLLEVQRNFRITQASQLAAGEGSLLGCLADSMIDGLEKGLNENFLQYCDPINPLHTLLQISARAVINILRLRKYHEAKMRSNSAGDKCHMEHFDLCMQAMRYQVVSHANPLLQKFRWLAETSFVWYALIGILVDMTLLTDVAKIQSAWSLLEDLYTATEHLTDMSEDRRTSHAAKSVIATWNECRQKPGLEYMEKPPFVSHLEDLLAQDERNLASEASRKENQMDTTMDLGQGKAGEDDLQPFGFEFADIDWAFWDSIR; from the exons GCAGACCTGGATCGATGTAACCAAACTTTACCAAGGCACAAAAGCGCCTTTCAACCCCTCTGACCCTCGAGGATCAGCTCTATCACCAGCTAAATTCCTCCCGCATGCCTTCAATGGCTCGCCCTGGGGAGATAGTACCCTTGTCTCAGAGACAGTTTCTTTGCAAATGCCAACGCTGGAGGCTGTCAAGCTCTGGGACGTCTTCATGGAACGTGTTGAACCTGTGGTAAAAATCAACTTTAAATGGACCCTCTCTCATCTAAAAGCAGCAATATCCGACGGAGAAAAGTGGAATCGCCTTGAAGATGGTGAACGGGCTCTCATCTTATCTTCAAGGCTGTTCGCAGCA AAAGCCAACATCGACACCCTAACATCGCGAAGTCTCTGGACATTGATGGGTCTAGTGTCACGTTCTGCGGAGCAACTCGGCATCCATCGCGACGGTACAGTCCTTGGTCTTTCGCCCATCGAAACAGAAGAGCGACGAAGAATCTGGTGGCAGCTCCAACATCTCGATCTCATCCTTTCTCTCAAAAACGGCGTTACGCCTTTATCTTTTGGAACAGCATGGGACGTGAAGCTTCCTCTCAATATCGAAGACGAAGATCTTGACCCGAACTCAAAGGACCCGCCTAAAGAACGAACAGGCCTAACATCGTTTGCCTACACCGGTTTTACTTACTATTTACTGGAAGTACAGCGCAATTTTCGGATTACTCAGGCCAGTCAGCTAGCAGCCGGTGAGGGATCCTTGCTTGGCTGTTTGGCTGATTCCATGATTGATGGGCTGGAAAAGGGACTCAACGAGAACTTTCTGCAGTACTGCGACCCCATAAACCCCCTGCATACACTTCTGCAGATCTCGGCGCGAGCTGTCATTAATATTCTGCGTCTGCGAAAGTATCACGAAGCCAAGATGCGATCTAATAGTGCAGGAGACAAATGTCACATGGAGCATTTCGACCTCTGCATGCAAGCGATGAGGTACCAAGTTGTGTCGCATGCGAATCCCCTTTTACAAAAGTTTCGCTGGCTTGCTGAGACTTCGTTTGTGTGGTATGCTC TCATCGGCATACTGGTAGACATGACACTCTTGACAGATGTTGCAAAGATCCAGTCAGCCTGGTCTCTGCTAGAAGACCTGTATACCGCTACAGAACATTTAACGGATATGTCAGAAGACAGAAGGACTTCGCACGCCGCCAAGTCTGTTATCGCAACGTGGAATGAGTGTCGACAAAAGCCCGGGTTGGAATATATGGAGAAGCCGCCGTTTGTGTCACATTTGGAAGACCTTTTAGCTCAGGATGAAAGGAATCTTGCTAGCGAAGCAAGTAGAAAGGAGAACCAAATGGATACCACAATGGACTTGGGACAAGGAAAGGCTGGGGAAGATGACTTACAACCATTTGGGTTCGAGTTTGCAGACATTGACTGGGCGTTTTGGGATAGTATTAGATAG